One genomic window of Elaeis guineensis isolate ETL-2024a chromosome 2, EG11, whole genome shotgun sequence includes the following:
- the LOC140855258 gene encoding uncharacterized protein, producing the protein MAANNNAISPSQNIPPFAGFNYQFWHVKMKTLLVSCDLWELVENGFVDPADSEEVPRLTATQHNELKEKKKKDAKALFMIQQALDEAIFPRVTGATTSKEAWDLLQDEYQGSSRVVAVKFQMLHRNFENLRMKASNTVQDFFTKASSLMNEIWSLGEDLTEQKIVEKVLRSLPPRFDHVVAVSLKICPNIH; encoded by the coding sequence ATGGCTGCCAACAACAATGCCATAAGCCCCTCTCAGAATATTCCCCCGTTTGCTGGTTTTAATTATCAGTTTTGGCATGTTAAGATGAAGACCTTGTTGGTATCATGTGATCTTTGGGAATTGGTTGAGAATGGATTTGTAGATCCTGCTGATTCAGAAGAGGTGCCAAGATTGACAGCAACTCAGCACAATGAgctgaaagagaagaaaaagaaagatgccaAAGCCTTGTTTATGATTCAGCAGGCTTTGGATGAGGCCATATTTCCAAGAGTAACGGGTGCAACCACATCAAAAGAAGCATGGGATTTGCTACAAGATGAGTATCAAGGCTCAAGCAGGGTTGTGGCAGTGAAGTTTCAGATGCTTCATCGGAATTTCGAAAATTTGCGGATGAAAGCTTCTAACACTGTTCAGGATTTCTTCACAAAGGCATCATCTCTTATGAATGAAATCTGGTCTCTTGGAGAAGATTTGACAGAGCAAAAGATTGTTGAGAAGGTTTTAAGAAGCCTTCCTCCCAGATTTGATCACGTTGTTGCAGTGAGTCTAAAGATTTGTCCGAATATTCACTGA